Proteins encoded by one window of Vigna radiata var. radiata cultivar VC1973A chromosome 5, Vradiata_ver6, whole genome shotgun sequence:
- the LOC106761728 gene encoding uncharacterized protein LOC106761728 produces the protein MIMGNLKPAWLEALYAQKFFVGCSYHENAKKNDKNICCLDCCTSICPHCLPSHRFHSLLQVRRYVYHDVVRLEDLHKLIDCSNVQPYTINSAKVVFIKKRPQNRQFKGSGNYCTSCDRSLQEPFIHCSLGCKVDFVLKHYKDLSSYLRTCKSLQLSSDFLIPQEMMGDDEMTGSTIVDCDEPMSSCSGSENMSMACTEIVRKKRSGWNVCARSMNNKVSHEDMASGMSRRKGIPHRSPLC, from the exons ATGATCATG GGAAACCTTAAACCTGCATGGTTGGAAGCTCTCTATGCTCAAAAGTTCTTTGTGGGCTGCTCTTATCATGAGAATGCAAAGAAGAATGACAAGAACATATGCTGCTTAGACTGTTGCACCAGTATTTGTCCCCACTGCTTACCCTCCCATCGCTTCCATAGCCTTCTGCAGGTTCGCCGTTATGTATATCATGATGTTGTCAGATTGGAAGATCTTCACAAACTCATAGATTGCTCCAACGTCCag ccTTATACCATCAATAGTGCCAAGGTGGTGTTCATCAAGAAGAGACCACAAAACCGGCAATTCAAGGGGTCAGGAAACTACTGCACTTCCTGTGATAGAAGTCTCCAAGAACCTTTTATCCATTGCTCTCTGGGATGCAAG GTGGATTTTGTGTTGAAACACTACAAGGACCTCTCTTCCTATTTGAGAACATGCAAGTCACTGCAACTAAGCTCTGATTTTCTGATCCCACAAGAGATGATGGGTGATGATGAAATGACTGGTTCAACCATTGTGGATTGTGATGAGCCAATGAGTTCATGTTCAGGGTCAGAGAACATGAGCATGGCTTGCACAGAGATTGTTAGAAAGAAGCGTAGTGGGTGGAATGTGTGTGCAAGATCAATGAACAACAAGGTTTCCCATGAAGACATGGCCAGTGGCATGAGTAGAAGGAAAGGCATTCCTCATAGATCTCCTTTGTGTTAG